The following is a genomic window from Gigantopelta aegis isolate Gae_Host chromosome 5, Gae_host_genome, whole genome shotgun sequence.
accgtccaaatgtccgtttagCTCTCTTACTGTCAGACTAttcgggctaataaccgtccaaatgtccgtctagttctctTACAATCAGAGTAATCGGGctgataaccgtccaaatgtccatctagctctgttactgtcagagtactcgggatgataaccgtccaaatgtccgtctagctttcttacagtcatagtactcgggctaatatcCGTCCAAATGTCCTTCTAGCTATATTatagtcagagtactcaggctgataaccgttcaaatgtccgtctagctctcttacagtcagagtactcgggctgataaccgtccaaatgtccgtctagctctcttactgtcagagtactGAGGCTaataaccatccaaatgtccgtctagttatcttacagtcagagtactcgggctgataaccgtccaaatgtccatcgAGCTCTCTTACTGTCAGAGTATTCGGGCTgataaccatccaaatgtccgtctagctctctaacagtcagagtactcgggctgataatcgtccaaatgtccgtaaagttctcttacagtcagagtactcgggctgatAACCATCCAAATgcccatctagctctcttactgtcagagtactcgggctgataatcatccaaatgtccgtaaagttctcttacagtcagagtactcgggctaggtctctgactgtaacgagagcatcataaccgtccaaatgtccttctagctctcttacagtcagagtactcgggctaataaccaTCCAAAGTCGAAGAACAGTATCTTTAAAagtacaaaagaaagaaagttttatttaacgacgcactcaacacattttatttacggttatatggcgtcagacatatggttaaggaccacacatatattgaaagaggaaacccgctgttgccacttcatgggctactcttttcgattagcagcaagggatcttttatatgcaccatcccacagacaggatagcacataccacggcctttgttacatcagttgtggagcactggctggaacgatgggtccactgacggggatcgatcctggaccgaccgcgcatcaagcgaacgctttaccactgggctacgtccctccccttaaaatgtacgtgtgtgtccatcttatttatgttttaagccTTTTTACTGGTGTTTAACAGAATgatagttattttaacactgtaCGTTGATTCATTTCTATGGCAACGGAATTGCATAATAATCATAACTATTTCGCATGAAGGTTATATACGCACTCCTCGGCTTTTACGGCCGTAGTTCATACAGCCGAGGCCCAATTCAATTAGATTGCCGCTCAAGCAATAGTCGAACTTGTTGGcctgtttcaatattaaaaaaaaaacgtgggGAAAAGTGAagtaataaactctgaattGTGTACTAGAATAAATAACTTAATGATGACTCATTCtctttttctgttgttgttactgtgtgctttttgtgggggtttgtggggttttgttttgtttaacgacaccactagaacacatgaatttattaatcgtcggctattggatgtcaaacatttggtaattccgactcgtaatcaacagaggaaacccacactTTTttcttccattagcagcatgggatcttttatatgcactttcctacacaCAGggaagcacacaccacgacctttggccatttgtggtgcactggaggAACGGGAACAAAcccaatcagatgaatggatccaccgaggtggttcagtCTTACGATGCAAGCACCCCAGACGAGTGCTCAGCCGACTGTTACTTGTGACATAAAATGCTGCATGAGTGGTcgttaagataccatttatcttacaacgagatATTTTAAAACGACGGAAAGCTTGTTGGAcacccaggacaggcatgcgctacaataacctgttctgaatgtgcacgtaaaaccctatgacatcaTATGACATGTTGGATATGTTTAgaaacaatgagttgtaagataaatggtgtttgtttggttgttgttgttattagtgtgtgttttttttttttttttttgtgttttttttttaacgaacaCGAATGCAGTATTGTCTTTCTTCCATATGCTCAAAATACCAGATTCCAAATGAAATTTATTTACGGCGCCGTTAATTATAGATAATAAACAAGCTATcgtttcgtatcatgtttatatctcGAGTGAAATATTGTTCAGTTGTGACGAGCTTTAGAGAGTGACTTTGGAACTTATTTCatgaggtaattttgacatatagtctttgagagaatACCCGCTACAGTGTTCCATCAgaagaaaaatagtttttgtaagCACCATCGCACaaaaaggatagcacatgcaacggcctttgatatgtcagtcgtgctgcactggctgtgacgagaaagagcccaatggatccaccgacggtgatcgatttTCCAACTTCTTTATTCCAAAGGAATCGAAGTAAACGTTAAGATAATTGTCACTgtcataatggaataaataagtAATAAACGCACTTAATggttgcacacacacacacacacacacacacacacacacacacacacacacacacacacacatacactgtaCGCGTAGCGTAGctaagcgattttatactaaatttgtgactgttatacatcgataaattcacaaaaaattacgaacaattcttataattacaaacaacacaacttatttagttaaaagtaCAGATAACGTTCTTCCCATGATCTGCTTTACATAATGACGTCCCATTTGacgtaatgacataattttctgAGGTGTTTAGTTTAAAACCCTTAACTACGCTACGCAATTTTATGAAATGTGTGACAGgtgtacatcgataaattcattttaaaaatgacaaacagattttatataGGACTAATTACACAAACATAACCTACAGCCacggagagaaagagagagagagagagagagagagagagagagagagagagagagagagagagagagagagagagagagagagagagagagagagagagagagaactgcTCAACTTATTAACTTGTCTTTGTTTATGATGCgagcgtgtgtgtgcgtatgtgtgcgtgtctgtgtgtgtgtatctagcTTGTGCAGAGGGTGGGTTACGGAAGTtgaatatttgtgtatatttctctctctctctctctctctctctctctctctctctctctctctctctctctctctctctctctctctctctctctctctctctctctcttacatgATCTTGCAATGCATCAGTTCCATTGGGACATGTCTTGGACACAGTTTGATTTACTAAGATTTTTCATCAACCCTTATTAGTTTGAGTTATTCATGCGTCTCTTCGTattcttcttgttgtttttgatattttcttttctcgtttctggttttgtttttcttttgaaagCAGAATTGACGTCAGGAAGGTAAAGCGCCCACGCGTCTCTTCGTATTCTTATTGGGtctttatattttcttttctattttggggttggtttttatttcttttgaaAGTGGTGCACtgtggaaatgaaaacaaaccaaatcaggtgaatggatccaccgaggtggttcgatcttacgacgcaagcaccacaggcgagcgctcaaccgactgagctattaGTGACATAAAATgctacatgagtggtcgttagatacaatttatcttacgagGTATTTTAAAATGACCGAAAACTTGTTGTAcacccaggacaggcgtgcgctacaagatctggttctgaatgtgcacgtacaATCCTATGCCATCATATGACATGTTGGATATGTTTcgaaacaacgagttgtaagataaatagtgtttgtttgtttctaaaGGGATCGAAGTAAACGCCAAGATAATAGTCActgtcataataaaataaataagtaataaacaaactgaatggatgcacacacacacacacacacacacacacacacacacacacacacacagacacacacacacacacaaacacacacacacacacacacaccacacacacacacacacacactgctacacacatacactgtaCGCGTAGCGTAGCTAAGCGATATTacactaaatttgtgactgttatacatcgataaattcacaaaaattcttataattagaaacaacacaacttatttagttaaaactacaCATAACGTTTTTCCTATGATCTGCTTTACGTAATGAAATCCCATTTGacgtaatgacatcattttctgaGGTGTTTAGTTTAAAACCCTTCACTACGCTATGCAATTTAATGTAATAGatgtacatcgataaattcattttaaaaatgacaaacagattttatataGGACTAATTACACAATTTAGCCTACACAcacgaagagagagagagagagagagagagagagagagagagagagagagagagagagagagagagagagagagagagagagagagagagagagagagagcgtgtgtgcgtatgtgtgcgtgtctgtttgtgtgtatcTAGCTTGTGCAGAGGGTGGGTTACGGAAGTTGAACCTTCCCCTAGATCAAGCAAacgttctcttttttttttctcaatactTTTCCGGAGAAGCATGTCTTAGACCCTCATAAATTTCGCTAGCCACAGTTTAGCCCCACACCCTCTTCTAAAGTGTATGCACAAGCGCCTGGACAcaccatatttagttaaaatacttAGCTTTCAGTGTCTTTTCCATGACCTGATTTACGTAATGACGTCCCAGCTGGCGTGATTAagtcattttctgaggtttatcaaAGGATAACATCCAGTTTTTCTTTGGGGTCGTCCAATCagaattgaaaaaatcaaataaacacgtacattttgtaatttatacgtgtgtgtgtgtgtgtgtgtgtgtgtgtgtgtgtgtgtgtgtgtgtgtgtgtgtgtgtgtgtgtatatatatatatatatatatatatatatatatatatatctctctctctctctctctctctctctctctctctctctctctctctctctctccgtgtatgtttgtgtgtttctgtgtgtgtgtctttgtgtgtatatgtgtacatgtatgtgtgtgtatgtgtctgtgtgtgtgcgtgcgtctgtgtgtatatttatctctctctgtttctctctctctctctctctctctctctctctctctctctctctctctctctctctctctctctctctctctctctctctcttacatgTTCTTGCAATGCATCAGTTCCATTGGGACATGTCTTGGACACAGTTTGATTTACTAAGATTTTTCATCAACCCTTATTAGTTTGAGTTATTCATGCGTCTCTTCGTAttcttattgttgtttttgatattttcttttctcgtttctggttttgtttttcttttgaaagCAGAATTGACGTCAGGAAGAAAAGGCGCCCACGCGTCTCTTCGTATTCTTATTGGGTCTTTTAAATTCTTAGCGGATCTTACTGACTTCATTCTTATTCTTTGAGTGATAAATTCTTAATTTTTCCATCTtcattcttattcttattctttttcttATTCTTTTCTTATTCTTATCCCttaattattcttatttatTAGACGTACAGCAGTAAAACACAGCGTGGCAATCATAATNCCTTAAACAACATTTTCAGTTAAACTCGCTGATACAAGGTTCCAAGGTACGTATCTTTTCTGTTTCGTATAAAATTAATTGtgcattattaattataaacactAGGATAACCATTGGCATGTTCGATGTGCGAAAACTGATAATTGAAAGTTATAAGTAACGTGCAAGTTCAAGGTAAAACGGCTGTAGTAGCCGAAACTGTATACCTCAATTGCACTGCAGCTAAAAAGAGTCTAAATTTAGTTGTCCGTGCAGACAGTGTTTTAACCTGATATTGAGACATTTGACGCATTCTGTTTTTTACAATTTCTctcaggatattggtttaaacacgCACGCCCATTAAACCTGgtcggagtacacccattttacacaagaCGTGCTGTACTGCATTTGCACGGGTTGGAATTACCACTAAAAACGTCTTCATTGTTACCAAAGTACACGTTTGCAACACGCTACATGATCTCCCCTTCAttgtcataaataaattacttttgaGAATCACATCAATGTTATCCCAGCTCCACAATTAATTACCTACCATACATTGCCATGAACATTTACGGTTTTGTGTCTTTTTCCGCtaaaatacattacatattGATGTAATGAGAGCCTGACGTGATGTTAAtctttttcaatattttctgtataaacacattaattacaatCTTTGGTATGTATGAAATGGTGGTGCTTCATTACTTTCCAggtgaatattttataattggTGCTTATAAGAAATCACTGGTTGGcgataaccccccccccccccccaccaccaccaccaccaccacactgTTACAGACTTGTAGCAGAAATGAGTAACACTAGCAAATGTAGTTAGTTTTGGTCTCACGAGCGCCCACCCAGTAATACTGGGAATTAGATAAATCTAAAGTATAACAATCAATCACTTTTATCTTTCAGTAAAGTCAAAACAAACAAGTATCAACATGTAACAAtagtatttaattataatagttaATAGTTACACATGTGACATTGCACCTCATTgcaattacatttatactatAGCCTCTTTGGCATACCAGTATAATGTGTTAGAAGGAGGCTTAACCAAATACGTTTtaaatatgtacaatatacaaGTGCTACAAAGAGGCTTTATAATCTAACTAGGTATAGAAgaatatacaaattatatagttttattatcattattagtcAGACTTACATGCTCctcccttcctcccccccccccccccgaaaaaaaaaatcaaccccagcgtcatcatcatctttatcAAGGGTCTTTCTAAACCAaggacacacacatgcacgcacacacacatcacaataAGGGAGGCGAAGTGTGAGAGGCTCCAATTCAGAAACATAACTAGGGAGGGTTGTCCAGAACTACAGTCTAGAATAATGAGCGATACAGATTGTGTccattttggaaataacaatataagtatctgtgacgggacatgctcttatcttttcgcctgtggcgatgttaattgttttagcgggctgtgtgcagcttggttacgtaatacctccgcgcgaccgtaccccctaatacacacccagagcaggtgtggaggccatgtggagagtggttacgtaatacccccgcgcgacggtggtagagctgcgtcGTAATACACAcgtagaccaggtgtggaggccatgtggccagtagttacgtaatacctccgcgagttctgttttacgaccttgttatcctagcggaatggcgacagctagtctgaccatctagacaatatgccgtcttggtcgctgtggaaatatcacatgatagggggagtaccgcgatgagcccccaggcgatattcggtttttgtaataaatagctaggattttagatatatcgtgGAGAAACTTTGGAAAGTTGCTggggaacggacgtcgtccactgaacgaaatatataagttcagtccggacgtggtaaatgaatgagtagttaagggttaattaaaaattaactagttaggaatagagttgtaattcctttattaattaagttcccctggcagcgtttctcaattatcacacgtgtgcgtgttgtatcacggtgaagtgattagaatattgtgtaaactagacacctagtgattaactaattaagtgattagtttaCGGGTTGTTatttattgtgttgttgttttggtaataactgcggcaaatatatttgtcagcgtaaggttaatacagattccaaagtgtattgtgttttgttgtgttttctagtgaactaaacgtgctatattacatatactttatataagattttatctctgatatacctagagccgagccactcgggtattggactgcccgatacagagagatctaatagatatacagttaggagagatatttggataatcgtgttttattcagttacgggtattataggatccccgtgacggTATCCTAACACCATTGTAATGCAGATTATGTTCGGTATCGCGTTCCTTCGTAAAAGAAACACGATGGAAAATGATGCGAGTATCTGATCGTGTTCTTACAGTAAAGCAGCCGTACAGAAAGTTATCCTGACTCATTCGTGTGTACAGACAAAAAGGACAGGTTACAATTTCTGCATTCACTGTTGTGGACATTAGGTGAAATATTTCCAAATGATGATACCATTCCAATCAGTGTTGTGGATTTTCTGTCTTGTTACTATGGTGACTGCGTTATCTGTTGGCGACTTTGGAGAACGTTCTCATCATCTTCTGGGGTCAGAGTTCGTCACCGAAAAAGTGAAGAATTTTCTTCAGTGTAAGAGTTTGTGTGATCGCCGATCTCTGTGTAAATCTGTCAACTACAACGCCAGAAGTAGAAGCTGTGCTTTGAACTACCATGACGTCACGACCTCTGATACATCACCGAGCCCTGCAGCATCATGGGTAGTTTTTATGGAAAAACGTTTCATGCAAACGGTAAGGAATATTATCGGTTAACTTTAtacttaaattataattatgacgTCACCTGTATGGCTTAAATCTCTTTTTACTGTATACCTTGTTCCCAATGTCGAGTAAAATGTCTTACTTGTATTTTGTCTTTAACGTAAGTGTTCCAaagttaataacaaaatacctaCTTGATTCGAAAATAAGGATGCCCTATACGCCCTATATGGGGGAGAAatatagcccattggtaaaacgttcgcttgatgctcagtcggtttgggatcgatccccaatggtgggcccattgggctatttctctttcagccatcgcaccacgactggtatatcaaaggccgtggtatgtgctatcgagGCTGaggtatggtgcatatagaagaccccttgctactaatgggaaaagtgtagcgggtttcctcaatggctgtgtcaaaatgatcatatgttttacatccaatagccaatgattaataaatcaatgtgttctagtggtgtcgttaaacaaaccaaactttatgCTAATATTTCCAGTACGTACACTGTACAGCAAATCATACCAATTATAACTGTTCagctaaaaataatacaaactacctcactttttaaagatttaatGCACgagtttatgttttaattttgaatataaaatttaaataacctTTGTTGGAAATAAATACATACGTAATGTCATCTCTTGATATTtgactatattttttattgtttttaaaattactttattttctTACACATTCTTTGGTgtgaacaccatgcattattttattatgataacacatgggttcttaacacacgtacgtgttaACGCGTGCTAACAATTGCAAGAGAtagactggctgctcctagatgatgaccaCGTCACCAGAGTcatgcagccaatgaaaattaacacagtGGAAGTAGATTACACTGTgccatatagttaacctggcagtcatgtgtctgtgacgcgtaagttagctacaagtacaacacaatttactataagttatttatttccgagccgatAGATGTCTAGATcgcacacacaaaaatacttttacctttcttcttacgtcaaaccaaactgaaattatttttaaaaaacaccccaaaaaacaaaaaaaataaataaatcataataataaaaaataagcaAAACATGTTGGAGAATTTGACGGACTAGAGTTATTTGCCTGAAGtattacgccacaatacccatTTGTTTACTGAAGCTTTCGAAATATTGCTGCTGCCTGTACTGgggtataataaaataacagtcctcctacatttatatattgttcTAAGACACCTGACATCTGTAGTACCTGAACTTGAGTCTTGGCTCCATACGctcacattatcataacgtacTATGGAATCGGCTTTCTACAGATAAGTGGTATTTGATAATCCTGTGGTAAGTCCATAATGGACATGTACGTTGCAGCCAGCATGTCCATTCTCGTAGACAGTAAAGTGCATACCacatatttgatatatcagttgtggacaAGAACAAATCCCTAAACCTCATGACACCTCAAATGATCCAAGTATTTGAGATAACAGTGGTGAGTATATCTGAAAGCGATGATGCCAGACTGTTTAGTTTCTGTTTTTCAGGGAGGAGGTGCCTGTGACAGAAATCAATGTGGAGAGAATCAAGTGTGTACCCAGctaaagggggcgggacgtagcccagtggtaaagtggtcgctcgatgcacagtcagtctgggatcgatccacgtcggtggacccattgggctatttctcgttccagccagtgcaccacgaatggcatatttcaaaggccgtggtatgtgatatcatgtctgtggggtggtcCATATGAAAGACCACATGCTACGAAATacaaattgtagcaggttttctctctaagactatatgtcaaaattatcaaatatttgacattgaatagacgatgattaatcaatcaatgtgctctagttgtctcgttaaataaaacaaactttttggtCTAGACAGGGAGTTGTTGTCATATACGTTATTTCTGCCGACagaaggtcaaggtcaaggtcaaggtcaaagggttttacgtgcacgttcagagcaagctgttgtagcgcacgcctgtcgtgggcacaggtgccggccttggccggcctctctgtccaagGACAGGAAAGGNNNNNNNNNNNNNNNNNNNNNNNNNNNNNNNNNNNNNNNNNNNNNNNNNNNNNNNNNNNNNNNNNNNNNNNNNNNNNNNNNNNNNNNNNNNNNNNNNNNNNNNNNNNNNNNNNNNNNNNNNNNNNNNNNNNNNNNNNNNNNNNNNNNNNNNNNNNNNNNNNNNNNNNNNNNNNNNNNNNNNNNNNNNNNNNNNNNNNNNNGTAATGGGCGCATTTTAAGAGGGTCCCCctgtatttactggcctgcatgacggcacataagtctgcgcagcaaacattaaaacaaccacttctgtcggtaatgtttatataaacatCAACGAATAATGGATCCGACTTTTTGTaagttctaaacaacaaacacttccttCAGAAAAAATTTGattatgcaaatgagataaTATAATTGGTTTTCCATGttccttagtttggacaacacaaaatgacaatataaaaaagccAATGTCAAAAGGTTTGATCATTATTTAACAAACATTGTCCGTTATTAACTGTGTATATGAGTACACATAGTGTTCGTTAGGCATATAGGACagtcaatgataattttgaaacggactatagctaaaataggccatgctgtaagt
Proteins encoded in this region:
- the LOC121373060 gene encoding uncharacterized protein LOC121373060 → MMIPFQSVLWIFCLVTMVTALSVGDFGERSHHLLGSEFVTEKVKNFLQCKSLCDRRSLCKSVNYNARSRSCALNYHDVTTSDTSPSPAASWVVFMEKRFMQTGGGACDRNQCGENQVCTQLKGAGPLTDTCSQVI